One Labeo rohita strain BAU-BD-2019 chromosome 12, IGBB_LRoh.1.0, whole genome shotgun sequence genomic region harbors:
- the a1cf gene encoding APOBEC1 complementation factor isoform X2, protein METNQKCGDGLTGTQKETALRALIQRTGYHIHQENGQRRYGGPPPGWEGPPPERGSEIFVGKLPRDLFEDELVPLCEKFGKIYEVRMMMDFNGNNRGYAFVTFSTKQEAKNAMKQLNNYEIRNGRLLGVCASVDNCRLFVGGIPKTKKREEILAEMKKVTDGVMDVIVYPSAADKSKNRGFAFVEYESHRAAAMARRKLLPGRIQLWGHPIAVDWAEPEVEVDEDTMATVKILYVRNLMLPTTEETIEIEFNSIKPGAVERVKKIRDYAFVHFSQREDAINAMNALNGKVIDGSPIEVTLAKPVDKDSYVRYTRGTGGRGGTLLQGDYAYTVGQMYDPSAAYLGAPIFYAPHAYAAIPNQFRFPSNKGHISTRGLVRSPSVRGAAGVRGLGGRGYLAYAGVGRGCAMYQLKTDKRPDDKLYDLLPGMELTPMNPVTLKPQGIKHAPQILEDICQKNNWGQPVYQLHSAIGPDQRQLFLYKVTIPALATQYPNIHPFTPAKLCASVDEAKLHAAEHTLQILGVQTEGADASAAAAVAAAFPGYTIASPTATQLKQAVSLGQDLTAYATYEGYPAFAVATRGDAYGVF, encoded by the exons ATGGAAACCAATCAAAAATGCGGGGACGGACTGACTGGCACGCAGAAAGAGACTGCGCTGCGTGCTCTGATCCAGCGCACAGGATATCACATACACCAG GAAAATGGCCAGAGGAGATACGGTGGTCCACCTCCTGGCTGGGAAGGCCCACCTCCAGAGAGAggcagtgagatttttgtgggAAAGCTTCCTCGAGACCTCTTTGAGGATGAACTGGTGCCGCTCTGTGAAAAA TTTGGCAAAATTTACGAAGTACGGATGATGATGGACTTCAATGGCAACAATCGAGGCTATGCATTTGTTACCTTCTCCACAAAACAAGAGGCTAAGAATGCCATGAAACAGCTCAACAATTATGAAATCCG GAATGGAAGACTTCTTGGTGTGTGTGCAAGTGTAGACAACTGTCGGCTATTTGTGGGCGGCATTCCGAAGACCAAAAAGAGAGAAGAAATCCTGGCAGAGATGAAGAAGGTGACGGATGGTGTCATGGATGTCATCGTTTATCCAAGTGCTGCTGACAAGTCCAAAAACAGAGGTTTTGCATTTGTCGAGTATGAAAGCCACAGAGCTGCCGCCATGGCCAGGAGGAAACTGCTACCAG gAAGGATTCAGCTGTGGGGTCATCCAATTGCAGTTGACTGGGCTGAACCTGAAGTAGAGGTAGATGAAGACACCATGGCCACAGTGAAGATCCTCTATGTTCGCAATCTGATGTTGCCCACTACAGAGGAGACTATAGAGATAGAGTTTAACAGCATCAAACCTG GTGCTGTTGAAAGGGTGAAGAAGATCAGAGATTACGCTTTTGTTCATTTCTCTCAAAGAGAGGATGCCATCAACGCCATGAACGCACTGAATGGAAAG GTCATTGATGGTTCTCCCATTGAGGTCACATTAGCCAAGCCTGTGGATAAGGACAGCTATGTTCGGTACACCCGAGGCACAGGGGGTCGTGGCGGTACTTTGCTTCAAGGAGACTATGCTTACACCGTAGGCCAGATGTACGACCCCTCAGCTGCCTACCTAGGAGCACCTATATTCTACGCCCCCCATGCATACGCAGCCATACCTAATCAGTTCCGCTTTCCCAGTAATAAAGGGCACATAAGTACCAGGGGGCTGGTGCGCTCCCCTTCTGTGAGAG GGGCAGCGGGCGTACGTGGTTTGGGTGGGCGAGGATACCTCGCCTATGCAGGCGTGGGTCGTGGCTGCGCCATGTACCAACTCAAGACAGACAAACGCCCCGACGACAAACTCTATGACCTTCTTCCTGGCATGGAGCTCACGCCCATGAACCCAGTCACTCTGAAGCCCCAAGGCATCAAACACGCCCCACAG ATCTTAGAGGATATTTGCCAAAAGAATAACTGGGGGCAACCTGTTTACCAGCTTCACTCTGCTATTGGACCAGATCAGAGGCAACTGTTCCTTTACAAAGTCACCATCCCTGCTTTGGCTACTCAATATCCAAACAT ACATCCGTTCACCCCCGCCAAGCTCTGTGCATCAGTGGATGAGGCAAAGCTGCATGCAGCCGAACACACGCTGCAAATCCTTGGTGTTCAGACAGAGGGCGCTGACGCTTCCGCTGCTGCGGCCGTCGCTGCTGCATTCCCAG GTTATACAATTGCCAGCCCCACTGCTACCCAGCTGAAACAGGCCGTTTCTCTGGGTCAGGACCTGACTGCCTATGCAACCTACGAGGGTTACCCTGCCTTCGCTGTGGCAACCCGTGGGGATGCATATGGAgtgttttaa
- the a1cf gene encoding APOBEC1 complementation factor isoform X3 produces METNQKCGDGLTGTQKETALRALIQRTGYHIHQENGQRRYGGPPPGWEGPPPERGSEIFVGKLPRDLFEDELVPLCEKFGKIYEVRMMMDFNGNNRGYAFVTFSTKQEAKNAMKQLNNYEIRNGRLLGVCASVDNCRLFVGGIPKTKKREEILAEMKKVTDGVMDVIVYPSAADKSKNRGFAFVEYESHRAAAMARRKLLPGRIQLWGHPIAVDWAEPEVEVDEDTMATVKILYVRNLMLPTTEETIEIEFNSIKPGAVERVKKIRDYAFVHFSQREDAINAMNALNGKVIDGSPIEVTLAKPVDKDSYVRYTRGTGGRGGTLLQGDYAYTVGQMYDPSAAYLGAPIFYAPHAYAAIPNQFRFPSNKGHISTRGLVRSPSVREIYMNVPVGAAGVRGLGGRGYLAYAGVGRGCAMYQLKTDKRPDDKLYDLLPGMELTPMNPVTLKPQGIKHAPQILEDICQKNNWGQPVYQLHSAIGPDQRQLFLYKVTIPALATQYPNIHPFTPAKLCASVDEAKLHAAEHTLQILGVQTEGADASAAAAVAAAFPGM; encoded by the exons ATGGAAACCAATCAAAAATGCGGGGACGGACTGACTGGCACGCAGAAAGAGACTGCGCTGCGTGCTCTGATCCAGCGCACAGGATATCACATACACCAG GAAAATGGCCAGAGGAGATACGGTGGTCCACCTCCTGGCTGGGAAGGCCCACCTCCAGAGAGAggcagtgagatttttgtgggAAAGCTTCCTCGAGACCTCTTTGAGGATGAACTGGTGCCGCTCTGTGAAAAA TTTGGCAAAATTTACGAAGTACGGATGATGATGGACTTCAATGGCAACAATCGAGGCTATGCATTTGTTACCTTCTCCACAAAACAAGAGGCTAAGAATGCCATGAAACAGCTCAACAATTATGAAATCCG GAATGGAAGACTTCTTGGTGTGTGTGCAAGTGTAGACAACTGTCGGCTATTTGTGGGCGGCATTCCGAAGACCAAAAAGAGAGAAGAAATCCTGGCAGAGATGAAGAAGGTGACGGATGGTGTCATGGATGTCATCGTTTATCCAAGTGCTGCTGACAAGTCCAAAAACAGAGGTTTTGCATTTGTCGAGTATGAAAGCCACAGAGCTGCCGCCATGGCCAGGAGGAAACTGCTACCAG gAAGGATTCAGCTGTGGGGTCATCCAATTGCAGTTGACTGGGCTGAACCTGAAGTAGAGGTAGATGAAGACACCATGGCCACAGTGAAGATCCTCTATGTTCGCAATCTGATGTTGCCCACTACAGAGGAGACTATAGAGATAGAGTTTAACAGCATCAAACCTG GTGCTGTTGAAAGGGTGAAGAAGATCAGAGATTACGCTTTTGTTCATTTCTCTCAAAGAGAGGATGCCATCAACGCCATGAACGCACTGAATGGAAAG GTCATTGATGGTTCTCCCATTGAGGTCACATTAGCCAAGCCTGTGGATAAGGACAGCTATGTTCGGTACACCCGAGGCACAGGGGGTCGTGGCGGTACTTTGCTTCAAGGAGACTATGCTTACACCGTAGGCCAGATGTACGACCCCTCAGCTGCCTACCTAGGAGCACCTATATTCTACGCCCCCCATGCATACGCAGCCATACCTAATCAGTTCCGCTTTCCCAGTAATAAAGGGCACATAAGTACCAGGGGGCTGGTGCGCTCCCCTTCTGTGAGAG AAATTTACATGAATGTACCTGTAGGGGCAGCGGGCGTACGTGGTTTGGGTGGGCGAGGATACCTCGCCTATGCAGGCGTGGGTCGTGGCTGCGCCATGTACCAACTCAAGACAGACAAACGCCCCGACGACAAACTCTATGACCTTCTTCCTGGCATGGAGCTCACGCCCATGAACCCAGTCACTCTGAAGCCCCAAGGCATCAAACACGCCCCACAG ATCTTAGAGGATATTTGCCAAAAGAATAACTGGGGGCAACCTGTTTACCAGCTTCACTCTGCTATTGGACCAGATCAGAGGCAACTGTTCCTTTACAAAGTCACCATCCCTGCTTTGGCTACTCAATATCCAAACAT ACATCCGTTCACCCCCGCCAAGCTCTGTGCATCAGTGGATGAGGCAAAGCTGCATGCAGCCGAACACACGCTGCAAATCCTTGGTGTTCAGACAGAGGGCGCTGACGCTTCCGCTGCTGCGGCCGTCGCTGCTGCATTCCCAGGTATGTAA
- the a1cf gene encoding APOBEC1 complementation factor isoform X1, whose protein sequence is METNQKCGDGLTGTQKETALRALIQRTGYHIHQENGQRRYGGPPPGWEGPPPERGSEIFVGKLPRDLFEDELVPLCEKFGKIYEVRMMMDFNGNNRGYAFVTFSTKQEAKNAMKQLNNYEIRNGRLLGVCASVDNCRLFVGGIPKTKKREEILAEMKKVTDGVMDVIVYPSAADKSKNRGFAFVEYESHRAAAMARRKLLPGRIQLWGHPIAVDWAEPEVEVDEDTMATVKILYVRNLMLPTTEETIEIEFNSIKPGAVERVKKIRDYAFVHFSQREDAINAMNALNGKVIDGSPIEVTLAKPVDKDSYVRYTRGTGGRGGTLLQGDYAYTVGQMYDPSAAYLGAPIFYAPHAYAAIPNQFRFPSNKGHISTRGLVRSPSVREIYMNVPVGAAGVRGLGGRGYLAYAGVGRGCAMYQLKTDKRPDDKLYDLLPGMELTPMNPVTLKPQGIKHAPQILEDICQKNNWGQPVYQLHSAIGPDQRQLFLYKVTIPALATQYPNIHPFTPAKLCASVDEAKLHAAEHTLQILGVQTEGADASAAAAVAAAFPGYTIASPTATQLKQAVSLGQDLTAYATYEGYPAFAVATRGDAYGVF, encoded by the exons ATGGAAACCAATCAAAAATGCGGGGACGGACTGACTGGCACGCAGAAAGAGACTGCGCTGCGTGCTCTGATCCAGCGCACAGGATATCACATACACCAG GAAAATGGCCAGAGGAGATACGGTGGTCCACCTCCTGGCTGGGAAGGCCCACCTCCAGAGAGAggcagtgagatttttgtgggAAAGCTTCCTCGAGACCTCTTTGAGGATGAACTGGTGCCGCTCTGTGAAAAA TTTGGCAAAATTTACGAAGTACGGATGATGATGGACTTCAATGGCAACAATCGAGGCTATGCATTTGTTACCTTCTCCACAAAACAAGAGGCTAAGAATGCCATGAAACAGCTCAACAATTATGAAATCCG GAATGGAAGACTTCTTGGTGTGTGTGCAAGTGTAGACAACTGTCGGCTATTTGTGGGCGGCATTCCGAAGACCAAAAAGAGAGAAGAAATCCTGGCAGAGATGAAGAAGGTGACGGATGGTGTCATGGATGTCATCGTTTATCCAAGTGCTGCTGACAAGTCCAAAAACAGAGGTTTTGCATTTGTCGAGTATGAAAGCCACAGAGCTGCCGCCATGGCCAGGAGGAAACTGCTACCAG gAAGGATTCAGCTGTGGGGTCATCCAATTGCAGTTGACTGGGCTGAACCTGAAGTAGAGGTAGATGAAGACACCATGGCCACAGTGAAGATCCTCTATGTTCGCAATCTGATGTTGCCCACTACAGAGGAGACTATAGAGATAGAGTTTAACAGCATCAAACCTG GTGCTGTTGAAAGGGTGAAGAAGATCAGAGATTACGCTTTTGTTCATTTCTCTCAAAGAGAGGATGCCATCAACGCCATGAACGCACTGAATGGAAAG GTCATTGATGGTTCTCCCATTGAGGTCACATTAGCCAAGCCTGTGGATAAGGACAGCTATGTTCGGTACACCCGAGGCACAGGGGGTCGTGGCGGTACTTTGCTTCAAGGAGACTATGCTTACACCGTAGGCCAGATGTACGACCCCTCAGCTGCCTACCTAGGAGCACCTATATTCTACGCCCCCCATGCATACGCAGCCATACCTAATCAGTTCCGCTTTCCCAGTAATAAAGGGCACATAAGTACCAGGGGGCTGGTGCGCTCCCCTTCTGTGAGAG AAATTTACATGAATGTACCTGTAGGGGCAGCGGGCGTACGTGGTTTGGGTGGGCGAGGATACCTCGCCTATGCAGGCGTGGGTCGTGGCTGCGCCATGTACCAACTCAAGACAGACAAACGCCCCGACGACAAACTCTATGACCTTCTTCCTGGCATGGAGCTCACGCCCATGAACCCAGTCACTCTGAAGCCCCAAGGCATCAAACACGCCCCACAG ATCTTAGAGGATATTTGCCAAAAGAATAACTGGGGGCAACCTGTTTACCAGCTTCACTCTGCTATTGGACCAGATCAGAGGCAACTGTTCCTTTACAAAGTCACCATCCCTGCTTTGGCTACTCAATATCCAAACAT ACATCCGTTCACCCCCGCCAAGCTCTGTGCATCAGTGGATGAGGCAAAGCTGCATGCAGCCGAACACACGCTGCAAATCCTTGGTGTTCAGACAGAGGGCGCTGACGCTTCCGCTGCTGCGGCCGTCGCTGCTGCATTCCCAG GTTATACAATTGCCAGCCCCACTGCTACCCAGCTGAAACAGGCCGTTTCTCTGGGTCAGGACCTGACTGCCTATGCAACCTACGAGGGTTACCCTGCCTTCGCTGTGGCAACCCGTGGGGATGCATATGGAgtgttttaa